One Bacteroidota bacterium DNA window includes the following coding sequences:
- a CDS encoding CusA/CzcA family heavy metal efflux RND transporter: MINKIIDFSLKNRLIILATAMIVLVSGAYVWKSLEIDIFPDLNAPTVVIMTEAHDMAPEELERMVTFPIETAINGSNNLRRLRSSSSMGFSIVWAEFDWDTDIYQARQTINERLATIIETLPQSVEKPILAPQTSLLGEVMIFSLTSDSISEMELRTLADWKFRPRLLSVPGISQVTIIGGDTKEYQILANPDKMEYYGVSLTELVESCDQLNQNSSGSFVDEYSNRYLIRGLVRSNDPVEIGNTVVKFINGASVKISDVAIVAIGAAPAIGKGSYEGKSAVVVTLSKQPKINTLKLTDVLSLTLNELKTELPASVQVNENIFEQANFINNAVKNVQVALFEGAFLVVIILLVFLMNARTTMITIIAIPISLIIAALTLKLMGLTINTMSLGGMAIAIGSIVDDAIIDVENVFKRLKENALKPIEKQKNKLKVVYKASLEIRASILNATFIIIVAFIPLFFLDGMEGRMLRPLGITFIVSLFASLVVALTLTPVLCSLLLTDKRSLSKFQSDNWLVRNLKALYKTTLKKALQFNSLVLALTTVLLIASIILLLSFGKTFLPPFNEGSLTINLATYPGVSLAESDEIGRHAEKILLQIPEIITTSRKTGRAEQAEHSFGVNVSELEVPYLLTDRSKDEFLEEVRHELSGIPGIIVEVGQPITHRIDHMLSGTRSNIAIKLFGQDLQSMYMKAQEIKKAIEDVEGVVDLFVEQQVETPQIKIRPRREMLAKYGVSLQEFNTFVNFAIGGEKISDVFIAEQKFDLVLRYDDVYRNKMEAIKSAKIDVAQGYKVPLMQLADVISGSGPNSISRENIQRKIVISANVAGRDLGSVADDIRSHIEAAVKLPKGYHVEYGGQFESAASAARILYLTTIGAIFIIFLILYQEFKSTKIAGVVLLNLPLAIIGGVFAVWLFSGVISIPSIIGFITLFGIATRNGILLVSRYIALEKSIKDRTTVILEGSLDRLNPILMTALTASLALVPLAFNGDRPGNEIQSPMAIVILGGLLSSTLLNLYVIPLVFHRMLKKHKHEEN, from the coding sequence ATGATAAATAAAATAATAGATTTTTCACTTAAAAACAGGCTAATCATTCTGGCAACAGCAATGATTGTTCTGGTTTCGGGTGCATATGTTTGGAAATCGCTGGAAATTGATATTTTCCCCGACCTGAATGCACCAACGGTTGTTATCATGACAGAGGCCCATGATATGGCCCCGGAAGAATTGGAAAGAATGGTTACTTTTCCGATCGAAACAGCCATCAATGGTTCCAATAATTTACGCCGACTTCGTTCATCTTCATCGATGGGATTTTCAATTGTTTGGGCCGAATTTGACTGGGATACAGATATTTACCAAGCCAGGCAAACCATCAATGAACGGCTTGCTACCATCATCGAAACATTGCCACAAAGTGTTGAAAAACCAATACTTGCACCGCAAACTTCATTACTCGGTGAGGTAATGATTTTTAGTTTGACCTCTGATTCAATCAGTGAAATGGAACTACGGACTTTGGCGGATTGGAAGTTTAGGCCACGCCTACTTTCAGTACCCGGCATTTCACAGGTTACCATCATTGGTGGGGATACCAAAGAATATCAAATTTTGGCAAATCCCGATAAAATGGAATATTATGGAGTAAGCTTAACCGAATTAGTTGAAAGCTGCGACCAACTGAATCAAAATTCATCAGGAAGTTTTGTTGATGAATATTCCAATCGATATTTGATTAGGGGCCTGGTTCGATCAAATGACCCTGTCGAAATCGGAAATACCGTTGTGAAATTTATCAATGGTGCTTCGGTTAAAATTAGCGATGTTGCTATAGTTGCCATCGGAGCTGCTCCAGCTATTGGAAAAGGATCATATGAAGGGAAAAGTGCTGTTGTAGTTACACTAAGTAAACAGCCTAAAATAAATACCCTAAAACTTACGGATGTTTTATCCCTGACATTAAACGAATTAAAAACTGAATTACCAGCCTCTGTTCAAGTTAATGAGAACATCTTTGAACAAGCGAACTTCATTAATAATGCCGTGAAGAATGTGCAGGTAGCTCTATTCGAAGGTGCATTTTTAGTCGTGATCATTCTTCTTGTTTTCCTGATGAATGCCAGAACAACAATGATTACCATTATCGCTATCCCCATTTCGTTGATCATTGCTGCCCTGACACTAAAATTAATGGGGCTTACGATTAACACTATGAGCCTTGGAGGAATGGCAATCGCGATTGGTTCGATTGTGGATGATGCCATCATCGACGTTGAAAATGTATTTAAACGACTAAAGGAAAACGCTCTTAAACCGATTGAAAAACAAAAGAACAAACTTAAAGTAGTTTATAAGGCTTCTTTGGAAATACGAGCTTCCATTTTGAATGCTACATTCATTATTATTGTTGCATTTATCCCATTGTTCTTTTTAGATGGGATGGAAGGACGAATGCTTCGACCTCTGGGAATTACCTTTATCGTTTCACTTTTTGCATCTTTAGTAGTAGCACTCACACTTACTCCGGTTTTATGTAGTTTATTGTTGACAGATAAGCGATCATTAAGCAAATTTCAAAGTGATAACTGGTTGGTAAGAAATCTGAAGGCATTATATAAAACTACCCTTAAAAAGGCACTTCAGTTTAATTCACTTGTACTTGCTTTGACCACAGTTTTACTAATTGCATCAATCATTTTGCTGCTATCATTCGGTAAAACCTTTTTACCACCATTCAATGAAGGATCGCTGACGATCAATCTGGCAACATATCCGGGCGTATCCTTGGCTGAATCGGATGAAATCGGCCGACATGCCGAAAAGATTTTATTGCAAATACCTGAAATTATTACCACTTCGCGTAAAACCGGCAGGGCAGAACAAGCCGAGCATTCGTTTGGTGTCAATGTTTCCGAACTAGAAGTGCCTTATCTTTTGACTGATCGCTCGAAAGATGAATTCTTAGAGGAAGTGAGACACGAATTATCAGGTATTCCGGGAATAATTGTTGAGGTAGGTCAACCCATTACCCATCGAATTGATCATATGCTATCAGGAACCCGCTCAAATATTGCAATTAAGCTTTTCGGCCAAGATTTACAAAGCATGTACATGAAGGCCCAGGAAATAAAAAAAGCGATTGAAGATGTGGAAGGTGTAGTTGATTTATTTGTTGAACAACAAGTTGAAACCCCCCAAATCAAAATCCGTCCACGCCGTGAAATGCTAGCCAAATACGGAGTTAGTTTACAGGAATTTAACACGTTCGTGAATTTTGCTATTGGAGGAGAAAAAATTTCGGATGTATTTATTGCCGAACAAAAATTTGATTTGGTATTACGTTACGATGATGTTTACCGAAATAAAATGGAAGCCATAAAATCGGCAAAAATTGATGTTGCCCAAGGTTATAAAGTGCCTTTAATGCAACTCGCAGATGTTATTTCAGGATCCGGCCCCAATAGTATAAGTCGTGAAAATATCCAACGAAAAATAGTGATTTCGGCAAATGTTGCCGGTCGCGATTTAGGAAGTGTAGCTGATGATATTCGTTCTCATATCGAAGCAGCTGTAAAATTACCAAAAGGCTACCATGTTGAATATGGTGGTCAGTTCGAAAGTGCAGCCAGTGCAGCCCGTATCTTGTACTTAACTACCATTGGTGCTATTTTCATCATTTTTTTGATCCTTTACCAGGAATTCAAAAGCACAAAAATTGCCGGAGTTGTTTTGCTTAATTTACCGCTCGCAATTATTGGTGGTGTATTTGCTGTTTGGTTATTTTCAGGGGTAATTAGTATTCCATCTATCATCGGTTTTATAACCCTGTTTGGAATTGCCACCCGAAATGGGATTCTATTAGTTTCGCGTTATATTGCCCTTGAAAAATCGATAAAGGACAGAACAACAGTCATTTTGGAAGGTTCATTGGATCGGTTAAACCCTATCTTAATGACTGCCTTAACTGCTTCATTGGCACTGGTTCCATTGGCTTTTAACGGAGACCGCCCCGGTAACGAAATTCAAAGTCCAATGGCAATTGTTATTCTGGGTGGATTATTAAGCTCAACTTTGCTAAATTTGTATGTCATACCCTTGGTTTTTCATCGTATGCTAAAAAAACACAAACATGAAGAAAATTAA